CGCTTTCCTTGGCCAGTTTCTCGAGGATTCGCACGGACTCCGAGAGCCGGTCCGTGAGGTCGAGGGCGATCCCCAGCGTGTACCGCGAGTGATCGGTCATCTCGCCGATCTGGTCGAGCGTTTTGAGGGCCTCGACAGCGGTCAGGTACTCCTCGGCCTGAAAGAGCGCCTCGGCATATCTCGCCAGAGCCGCTTCGAATTGGGCTTGCTCGAGTTTCTGAGCTTCGTCGAGAAATGCCGCGAGACCCGATTCTCCCGATTGGGGCAGGTAGGCGGCGAGCAGCACGTCTTGGGTCTTCTCCGACCAAATCGCGGGCTCTTGTGCGTCTTCTCCGAAGTCCCTTTGGGTGAACTCAAAGACACTTTTGCGCACGTCCTCGGCGACTGCTGAAGCCCACAGGGCGCCCGAAACAGGGTTTCGAAGCTCGGTCTTTTCGAACGACTCAAGCAGGAAGTGGGCGAAGACCCCTTGGCGGAACGTGCGGTTCTCATAGGAGCGCTTTCCGGGCGCGCACCCCAGCAGCACGGCGATGTTGGCTTTCTTGCCCAGTTCCTGCAATTCTTCGCCGAATGCGTTCTCTTCCCCACCTCGGCACGCGTCGGAGATCACGAGTACGTTCTTCAACCCTGCTCGAACGAACCTCTCGATGATGGACTTCACGGGGATTCCGACCTTCTCAGCGTCCGCTTTGGTGGCGTTGATGGGCAGGAGGTAGTCGCCGCTGGGAAGCCCCACGCCATGACCCGAGAAGAAAAACACGAACAGGTCGGAGCGGTCGAGTTTCGGGTCGGCAAGGAGCCCGTCGAGTTCCCGGCTCACGTTCTCGTGGGTGACGCCGCCCCCGCCAGGCTCGTCGGTGAGGAGCCTCACGGTTCCCGGCTCGAAATCGAACTTCTCCAGGAGCGCCTTGTGGACGGCCCTTGCATCGCCCGCGGCGTATCTAAGCTGGCCGTATTCTTGGTAGTTCTGCGCCCCGATCACGAGCGCCCACCTCTTGGAAGCCACAAACGGCTTCTCTTGCGCGAAGAGGGTGGCGAACCCAAGCAAGAGCACTAACGGGCCGCAGAGGAGAGTCCGGAGTCGCATATCCCTCAATATGACGCGCTGCGCGCACGCAGAGAAACGCTACGCCGCTTTTCTCCGGCGATCGACTCGAATTCCGTTGAGCCCAGCGCTGTGGACGAAGCAGTTCTTACCCTTCGACTTTGCGGCATAGAGGGCGTTGTCGGCTTCCTCGATCAGCGCCTTGCCCTCGACCTGCCGAGGAGAGGTGGTCGAGATTCCGATGCTCAGCGTCACGTTGGCTTTCGGCCATTTGGCCTCATTCATCGCTTCCAGAATGCGCTCGGCGACTTCGCCAGCCCTCCTTTCGTCTGCGCCGAGAAGGACCAGGGCAAACTCCTCTCCGCCGTACCTGGCGACGCAGTCCGTGGGCCCCGCGCACGACTCCAGCACGCGCGAAACCCTGCTCAAAACTTCATCGCCCGCCGGGTGCCCGAAGGTGTCGTTATAGCGCTTGAAGTCATCCACATCGATCATCAAGAGGCTCAGTTTCTGGCCTTCCGCGTTGCACCGCTCGACCTCGCGGGCGAGGCGGTTCTGGAACGCCCTGTGGTTCATGAGCCCAGTAAGGCCGTCGGTCTTCGCAAGCGCTTTGAGCCGAGCGTTCGCTTGCTGAAGTTGGACTTGGTTATCCTTGAGGAGCCGGTTCATGCTCTCGATGTGCTGCATCTGACTCCGAATGCGATTGTCGGCTTCGATCGACTCGGTGATATCGGAGAAGCTGACGACAGCCGCGACGATTTCTCCACCATCGGCTACGGTCAGGGGACTGGAGTTGAGCGACAACCATCTTCGGTCCCCAGACCTCAGCGGAACGGAGAGGACCGCGTCCTTGACTACCTCGCCTTTCCGCAGCGATCGTATTACGGGGAACTCATTGACGGACACCGGGTTCCCGTCCCAGTCCGTCACGTCCCATGGGTGTGCGTAAAGGGACGTGCCCACGATATCGCTTACTTCGAGTTGCAGGAGCTTTGCGCCACACGGGTTGCACGTTTGGATTCTTCCTTCTGAGTCAACAACCATCACTCCTTCGAAGAGGGCGTTCATGGCGGTTCGGAAGCGGCCCTCACTCAAAGCGAGGTCGATTTCGACGGACTTCCGCTCGGTGATGTCAATGCTGGCGCAGACCGCGCCGCACACATCGTCCTCCGGACCCGTGATGGGAATCACGCTCGTAAGAGTAAAGCGTCGAGTCCCGTCTTCAAGCAGCACGACGAACTCCCGGTCGTTCACCTCATGCCCCTCAAAGGCCTGATCGAACATCTCGCGCCAGCGATCCGCGCCGCTTTCCAGCTCGACCACGGAGTCTACAGGCTGAAGATACGCTTCAAGGGTGCTCTTGCCCAGCACTTCGGCGCATTTACGGTTCCACTCATAGACGCAACCCGAACGATCCACCGTGAAGCAGGCGACAGGCAACCCCTCGAAGAGGTCCTCGAACCGCTTGGCGGCGAGCCGGTAGAGCTCGGAGGTGTTTTCAAGGTCCGAGGTGCGCTCGTTGAGGGCTTCGTTGCTCACCTGCAGCTCATGAGTCCGTTCATCGACCCTTGACTGAAGCAGGGCCCGATCTCGGACCAGGTCGCGTTGGGAGGACCCGAGCTTAGCGAAGACGAGGGCCATGATTCCCGGCGCAAGATCTGCGAT
The genomic region above belongs to Candidatus Nitrosymbiomonas proteolyticus and contains:
- a CDS encoding PAS domain S-box/diguanylate cyclase (GGDEF) domain protein: MDSQVRNVRKREIVAHSVFVYTFLGAVFGACCPLLAWVVDIANLGLPFTFDSIQFIHFKNPSHFIADLAPGIMALVFAKLGSSQRDLVRDRALLQSRVDERTHELQVSNEALNERTSDLENTSELYRLAAKRFEDLFEGLPVACFTVDRSGCVYEWNRKCAEVLGKSTLEAYLQPVDSVVELESGADRWREMFDQAFEGHEVNDREFVVLLEDGTRRFTLTSVIPITGPEDDVCGAVCASIDITERKSVEIDLALSEGRFRTAMNALFEGVMVVDSEGRIQTCNPCGAKLLQLEVSDIVGTSLYAHPWDVTDWDGNPVSVNEFPVIRSLRKGEVVKDAVLSVPLRSGDRRWLSLNSSPLTVADGGEIVAAVVSFSDITESIEADNRIRSQMQHIESMNRLLKDNQVQLQQANARLKALAKTDGLTGLMNHRAFQNRLAREVERCNAEGQKLSLLMIDVDDFKRYNDTFGHPAGDEVLSRVSRVLESCAGPTDCVARYGGEEFALVLLGADERRAGEVAERILEAMNEAKWPKANVTLSIGISTTSPRQVEGKALIEEADNALYAAKSKGKNCFVHSAGLNGIRVDRRRKAA